From Solanum stenotomum isolate F172 chromosome 2, ASM1918654v1, whole genome shotgun sequence:
ACTTAGagttcaacattttttttcctttttgatgatgaaaaAATGTTTACAAGTCCTTTAACTTGTAACCAATCTTCTACCAGCAATTATATTGTTTGTTAATGAAACATTGGAAACTCTCCTTTTGTTAActtttacttgataatgattataagtattttattataatatccaTATCAATTGATGTATAGTTTTAAGTTTTAGAAATGATTTAAAGAATAATTTTGAGTTACGGAATATTTACTATGGAAGCAACTAGCTAGCATCGTACGAAGTTGCTCAAGATTGTCGGTTCGAATTATCAAACAACCTTCTTTTTTGGTGGAGTCATAGTCATGTTGAATATTGTAACCACCAGTATTagatttgtcaaaaaaataccttttttgtttctttggcATGCAATCACAAATCAATTTCTCCTTTTGTCCTAATTAGTCACAAATCAATCACTCATTTTGTCttaatttttagatattttaagtgtaaaaataaaaatttcttgaaagaaatatataaaCTAAAATTGTAAAAGTCTAGCCAAAATTGACTATCTAGTAAAATCAACACCAataatctttataaaataaagagaattaaataaaaaaaatggagcaaaaggaaaaattgctatttttaaaaaatgaaacattgaTTAACACTcgtattttatcataatatctatattaatttgattagtATAGTATTaagtcttgaaaaataattttgaaaataaataattaatactgaaagtaaaacaagaaaaatacatttgTCTTTTCTTCCtatattaaaaatgacaaataaaagtgaatgaaaaagttacttttatttgactaaaaataaaatagcaacAACACCATTTATTTTGAAACGAAACGACGGAGTAAAGATTTTGGTCCCCATAGTCATCGATAAGcagaaaaaaagtaaagagttttttttttatggagttTGGACAAAAGTCATGGGCCACCAATGGGGCCTTAGTTCATTTAACCTGATCCACCATCCCTGAgatctctctttctttctcagAAAATCTCTCCCCTTTTTCCTCACTCTCACACTCTGAACTCCGTGTTAAGGAATCTCACAGCACATACCGTCAGAATAACGTGACGCTAAACTCGCTCTCTTCCATGTGAGTATGGAGCATTTGAGTAGAATGCTAgcaaaaaaaagttgaaaattcaGTTGAAATAGAGTCATTTTTCGGATTTTACGGAGAATTTTAAGGGGGAAAGAGGTTTGAATCAGTTTTGACGGTGAGGATTTTGGAGAATTGTTGTTTGTATGATGACGAAGACAAATGCTGAAACAACTGTGTTGAATCCTTGCATCATTTCTTTCGATCATAAGAGGTATACCTACAGTCAGTTCGTTTTTCTACCTTTTCACGTTGTATTTCTGTTTGTAAATCGTTTTGATCCATTGTATGAAGCTGCTGGATTCTGGATTACACTTCACcggaccaaaaaaaaaatgatgatatGTAGTGCTGAAAATGAACTTATTTAGAttaggcataatatataaacagaTACTCAAATTTGCCCTGAGCTGACAAGTTAACACTACAACTTATGAAACGATCATCTGGAAACCTCTAAAATGTATGTGTATTGTGTGTCCATGAGACACTGTGAGCACAAGTTGGAGTGTTTAGTtgtagttgaggtgtctagatgtgtGCAATCAAAGTTGAAGCGCTTAATTGCTAGATGAGGCGAAGTTTGAGTacttgtttatgtattatgtctttaGATTATTGTAATTCTGTTTTGATATATGAGTTTAAAGTGAGTGTTGATTAGTATGACCGCGATTTGAAGTGTTGAATAGCAATTTTGAGTGTTTGGTGAAGCAGTGGATACTAACTGAGTGTTTTCTCGATAAATTGTGTTTACTAATTTTATCAGCTATTGCAGAAGCTGCTGGCTGGTAAACAATTGAACAAGTGAAGTGGCTAACAGTCGGTTGTTGTGTTCAATTAGCTTGCATtgtcttattttgatttttataaagCTGTCATGAAActtctgaaaaaataaattccttTTAAAAGATAATGCTCAATTATGAAGAAATATCtaatttaatgtatttttttggGAACTTCTTCTAATCAAGATTTTTGTTTCAATCAAGCTTTCTTCTAAAAGAGTTTTTGACCAATGACTATCAATATGAACAGGGATGCTTATGGATTCTCTGTACGGCCTCAGCATGTACAAAGATATCGTGAATATGCTAATATCTACAAGGTACTATCTTGTCATGATTACAGGTTTTAGTAATTAATGTCCTATTTATTGGTGAGAAGTTTGTGTAAAGTAGAGAGAAGGGATAGAAGAAAGAAGAGCATTCAACTAAACGAATTTTCATCCAACTAATTAGCCACACAAGAAGCAGAAAAAAACCCAGCTGAACGATGTTGAGAATCTTGCGTCCATTGTACTTCTACCACAGTTCTCAGCAACCATGCAAAAACTTTCTTTgatttatagaaaaaaacatttttctgaTTGTTATAATCTGTTTGTGTTGTTTttaggaagaagaggaagagaggTCAGATAGGTGGAATGACTTTTTGGAACGTCAGGCAGAGTCTGCCCAATTGATCATAAATGGGGTGTCTGCAGACGGCAACTCCAGCAGACCTGATACTGGATCATTGTTGCAGAAGGCAAGCTCCTTTTCACAGAATGGAGATGAAGACAATAATCAAACCGTTGAAAAGTGTGGTTCTGAGGGTCATCTTGAAGGTGCAATAGAAAAGGATGATACAACAACCTCAGTTGTGAGAAAAACTCATCAGGCCCAAATATGGTCGGAGATCAGACCAACTCTACATGCCATTGAGGATATGATGAGCATTCGTGTAAATAAAAAGGTAAATTTGGCCAAAAATGAGCAAGACCGTGGTCTGCAGGAACATCCTCTTTCAGTTGAAGAGTCTGGTGCCACGAAAGGAGAATCTGAAGAGGACTCAGAAGACGAATTTTATGATTTAGAAAGATCAGAATCTATGGACAAATTAGATGTGGGTTCCATGCAAGATGTTTCTCTAAATGAAAATATTAGTCATTTGGCTACTAAATGTCAAGAGTCTTTACCATCTTGGAAAGAAGAACTGGAGTGTCTTGTTCAAGGTGGAGTACCCATGGCTCTCAGGGGAGAGGTTAGATAAAATGCTCAAAATCTTCTTATGGTGTTTCTCCTTGAGTTATCTGAGTTCATGCATCagctttatttgtatatttttgacACTTGCATCACAGCTTTGGCAAGCCTTTGTGGGTGTAAAGGCACGCAGGGTGGAGACCTATTACCAGGATTTGCTTGCTTTAGGCACTAAACCTGGTAATAATGCAGAGGATATAAGCACTGTATCAAAGGATGGAAGTTGTGTGGACTCAAGCATAGATACTGCATTTCTTCCTGAAAATTGGAGAGGGCAAATTGAGAAGGTCATTGAACatgctacttttttttttctctttccaacATGCTACTTATCGACCTTTTTTTGCAGTAACCACAACATTTTATATAGCTGTTGGGTTAGTATCCATTTTGGCTTCAAtcttgccttgctcttttgaCACAGGATCTACCCAGAACATTTCCTGGACATCCAGCTCTAGATGAGGATGGAAGAAATGCTTTAAGGCGTTTACTTACTGCCTATGCTCGGCATAATCCCTGTGTAGGCTACTGTCAGGTAATTCTATTGCTAGTGGTCTCTTACTCTTTTTTGTGGGTGGTAGTGCCCGACTAATTATGTTTGCTTTGATGCTTGACATTTGGATGGACCATGTGGCGTAAGACTTGGCAAATCAAAAATCATAAACTGGCTATCGATTGAGTTTTGGTATTAATTTATTGCCTTATTGGAGAGCTAGAAATATCTAGTGCcacatttttctttcttgattGATAACTGGTGCGAGGTTTTTTTCAGATATCTTTAGAGAAGATATAATGATAGTTGCTGAATTTTGTAATACTGCCCGAAGCATTCTTTGTCTTCAGTTGCTACATCACCAGTTTCtgattgaattttatattttacggTGTTGTTTAGATTCTTCTTTGAAATCTTCTCGCAATCACATAACAAAAGTTAAGATGTGTTTTGGGAAGCACCacataaatgttttttttaatagtgttaccggataaaatttcaaatgatAGCTGCCCCGCATTGGAGCTTCTGAGAGTTGGTAATAATTGTAGCCTGAATGAAATGTTTTGCACATTCTTTTGAATGCCTATCACTATTACCTAACAGGGAACCAAAAGATCATAAAAGAAAATCCGTGGGAGAACCTTTTTTCGAAAATTTTCTTACGAGTAAGATAGAACAGAAAGATATAAAGGGGGAAACTTTATATCATGATCGTAAACATGATGATACATTTCCAGTTCCATATGAAGGTCTTATTCTTTCAACTTGTGGTTCACCTGTCTGGGCAATACACAAGCTGTCTTTTTCTAAGTGGACTAGATTTTCTCAGGATCGTATCATTTACCCTTCGGTGTTTCTCAGTTTTGCTCGTTTGATAATGCAGACCATGAATTTTTTTGCTGGTCTGCTATTGCTTCTAATGCCCGAAGAAAATGCATTTTGGTATGTTTTGAACTTCATCTACATCTTGTTCTCCTACATGGATGTGTCTTCAATTATGTTCTACAAAGGTGCTTCTCAGTAGTTTTCCGCTTCCAAAAGGAAGAGGTTATAATTGCAATTCAGAGTTGGAACAACTTTTGTGTTCTTTAATACCTTGTACTTTAAGAGTTTTATTTGGTCTGAAGTGCAAAATGCGTTTCACTCCTGTGGAATAAAAATGTTGATAAACTTACAGGACTCTAGTGGGGATTCTAGATGATTATTTTGATGGCTATTACTCAGAAGAGATGATAGAGTGTCAGGTGACAATCATGTTTTGCTTCTACTTGCTGCAGTTCACATAAATTGCATTGTGAGAATATAAAGATCACAATTTTATTTGCTACACTCTCTCTCATCAGGTTGACCAACTTGTTCTTGAGGTGTTGGTGCGGGAGAAATTTCCAAAATTGGGTATGTCTCTTGTTCTCACTTTCTTAATTCAAGCTCATTTTCCAAATTTCTGTTGATTATATTGCTTGCCATGTGTTTGACTTCCCAATTGATGCAACCGTGCAGTTAATCATCTTGATTACCTGGGAGTTCAAGTAGCATGGGTTGCTGGACCATGGTTCCTCTCCATATTTATGAACATGCTTCCATGGGAAAGTGGTCAGTTGGTTTATCTTGCCTTGAAAATTCTGATCTATAGTAAGGCTGGTATTACATATTTATAGGTTTTAAGCTGATGAGATATTCAGTTTGAGGTCATTTGCCTGAACCTTCTTCTTGGCTCTTGAATTGTCTTACTGGTTATTTACCCCCTTTCTTATGTTTCTTGTTTGGTTTTAGTCCTCAGAGTCTGGGATGTACTTCTGTTTGAAGGAAACCGAGTGATGTTATTCCATACTGCACTTGCTTTGATGGAGCTTTatggtaattttttaaattcatgagAGTTGGAAAGTTTCTAAACATTGTGTTTACGCAagcttcttttcttctttgccATTGCTGTTCAATTCACTTGTTTGTGGAGCTCAAAAGTGATGTACTCATTTGTTATTCAGGACCTGCATTAGTTACCACAAAAGATGCAGGGGATGCAGTTACCCTGTTGCAGTCACTTGCTGGCTCCACATTCGATAGCAGTCAACTGGTGCTGACAGCCTGCATGGGCTATCAAAATGTTAATGAAGCTCGATTAGAAGAACTAAGAAATAAGCATCGACCAGCTGTGAAGGCTGCTGTTGAAGAGAGGTTCAAAGGACTTCGAGTTTGGAGGGACTGTCAGGGGTTAGCTTCTAAACTCTCCAGTTTTGAGCATGATCCTGGATCTGTAATTGTTGGAACCACTGGAACAGATAAAAAAACTGATGAAGTGATGAATAGTGATGCATCTAGTTATGTGGATGAATTTCACATGAACCTTAATGGTAATGTGGAAACACATTCTGCTCCAGATCTCCAAGAACAGGTAACTTTCTTCCTATTTTCCCATACATATACCATTGAAGCATGTCTTTTCAACTTTTTGCACCTCTTTTCCTGATCGTCTTTTATAATTCCTGGTTCACCTGCTTTATCTTCTTTTTGCTTAAATGGGGACTTCAGAATTTGTTTCATACAATTATCTGGAATGGCAGAATGTACTGAAATTAATTCTTCTTTCCAGCAGTATAGAATTATTCATATAGAATATGTGCTCATAGGTGAAATTTGGATGGTCACTAACAAAGTAAGGATTTTGGAGCAAGATACTACTCCCTTTAAGTAAATACTGCTTTAAATGGGAAACTATGAATGAATTGCCTGATAAAGCAGAACTTGACTGGGCAGTGAGCTTGATGCCTTATTTTGAAGGGAACTTCTCCTGGTTAGGAATTTTTATTAGAAGGACTAAGGACTGTCCT
This genomic window contains:
- the LOC125854867 gene encoding uncharacterized protein LOC125854867, coding for MMTKTNAETTVLNPCIISFDHKRDAYGFSVRPQHVQRYREYANIYKEEEEERSDRWNDFLERQAESAQLIINGVSADGNSSRPDTGSLLQKASSFSQNGDEDNNQTVEKCGSEGHLEGAIEKDDTTTSVVRKTHQAQIWSEIRPTLHAIEDMMSIRVNKKVNLAKNEQDRGLQEHPLSVEESGATKGESEEDSEDEFYDLERSESMDKLDVGSMQDVSLNENISHLATKCQESLPSWKEELECLVQGGVPMALRGELWQAFVGVKARRVETYYQDLLALGTKPGNNAEDISTVSKDGSCVDSSIDTAFLPENWRGQIEKDLPRTFPGHPALDEDGRNALRRLLTAYARHNPCVGYCQTMNFFAGLLLLLMPEENAFWTLVGILDDYFDGYYSEEMIECQVDQLVLEVLVREKFPKLVNHLDYLGVQVAWVAGPWFLSIFMNMLPWESVLRVWDVLLFEGNRVMLFHTALALMELYGPALVTTKDAGDAVTLLQSLAGSTFDSSQLVLTACMGYQNVNEARLEELRNKHRPAVKAAVEERFKGLRVWRDCQGLASKLSSFEHDPGSVIVGTTGTDKKTDEVMNSDASSYVDEFHMNLNGNVETHSAPDLQEQVVWLKVELSKLLEEKKSAELRAEELETALMEMVKQDNRRQLSARVEQLERQVSELREALVAKQEQENAMLQVLMRVEQEQRVTEDARIFAEQEAAAQRHASQLLQEKYEEAIASLAETEKRVVMAESMLEATLQYQSGQDKVLPSPRSTQQVSSPVGGNQESSLEIPARKISLLSRPFGLGWCDSNKGKQAEEVNDTKTVNEEQKEINDHQFEKKIQEA